GGTATTGCCTGCTGCCGCCGTCTGTCCGGTGCCCGTAAGCGAGATGGTCACGGTCTCTTCGAAGGTGTTGCCGTCTTCATCCTTGTACTGGACGACCAGCGGGATGCTGGATGCACCCGGTGCACTGCACGTCACCTCGAAACTCGAGAAGTCGTCGGGTTCGAGCGCGCCGATGACATAGACCGGGTACGAGCCTGTGGCTTTTGCAGGTTCGTCAACGGTAACTCTGACCGAGTACGCGTCTTTCAGACCGGCATTGGTCACATCTCCGGTCAGCGTGTACCCGGTGCCGCTCTGCGCCACTTCGACGTTATTGACCACCGGTTCGGGCTGCACCGAGCGGTCCCCGACCTCCACCGGGATGGTGAGCGTTGCGTGGTGCTCGTTGATCCCGTTCCGGTAGGATACGTCGAAGGTGAGCTCGGTCGACTCCGCTGCTGCGACCTCGATACTCACGTTCTTCTCCGCGTCCGGCTGCAGGGCGCCGAGGAAGACGGCCGACTGCGTGGTGGTGATCCCCTCTCCCTGCGGCACGACGGTGACGCCGCTCACGGCGTTTTCACGGGGATTGCCGACGGAGAGTGTCACTGTATCCTTGCTGTTTGCCGGGTAGGTCTCCGGAGCATCCAGGATGGAAACCTGAATGCCGGTGCTCTCCACCTTCACCGGAACGTAGTAGCGGATGCTCCCGCCGTCCCGGAGATCCAGGTAAAACTGTGGATAGTAGATGCCGTCGGAAGTATCG
This sequence is a window from Methanoculleus taiwanensis. Protein-coding genes within it:
- a CDS encoding COG1361 S-layer family protein; the encoded protein is MKQNIWILILLVSSIVGITAAAETNTAATSTATDTSPEALIAVTGVTVSPGIFMRGDTGTVAVEITNTGTEGVAISRATLYPNGVTVINDRTYDSVGTIGPGNSMTFTFTVKADTSDGIYYPQFYLDLRDGGSIRYYVPVKVESTGIQVSILDAPETYPANSKDTVTLSVGNPRENAVSGVTVVPQGEGITTTQSAVFLGALQPDAEKNVSIEVAAAESTELTFDVSYRNGINEHHATLTIPVEVGDRSVQPEPVVNNVEVAQSGTGYTLTGDVTNAGLKDAYSVRVTVDEPAKATGSYPVYVIGALEPDDFSSFEVTCSAPGASSIPLVVQYKDEDGNTFEETVTISLTGTGQTAAAGNTDAKQAPAGMTGRPGGMSMFGGAGSGFGQIPVLEIVLVVIGGVVLVVAWRKGYIGKIRDRVRNRSRK